A genomic window from Streptomyces sp. NBC_00234 includes:
- a CDS encoding ABC transporter permease, which yields MRKKQVKTAEAVTPAGGITLRHRLRRDRTLILMTLPAIILLVVFAYIPLAGNVVAFQEYDPYVADNAFQAMLQSPWVGLDQFEQMVNDRLFWSALRNTLAIFLIQLTLFFPVPVLLALFVNSFVRPRVRAVAQAILYLPHFFSWVLVVTVFQQMFGGAGLIAQTLRDHGHDGIDLMTDPGLFKFLITFEMIWKDAGWGVIVFLAALASVSPDLYEASAMDGANRWRRMWHITLPALRPVVALLLVLQVGNALTVGFEQILLQRTAVGPGASEVLDTYVWNVGITNGGFSYAAAVGIVKGIFGLLLVLGANKVAHLMGEQGVYKK from the coding sequence AGCAGGTCAAGACCGCCGAGGCGGTCACGCCGGCGGGCGGGATCACGCTGCGGCACCGACTGCGGCGTGATCGCACGCTGATCCTGATGACGCTCCCGGCGATCATCCTGCTGGTCGTCTTCGCGTACATCCCGCTCGCCGGGAACGTCGTGGCCTTCCAGGAGTACGACCCGTACGTCGCCGACAACGCCTTCCAGGCGATGCTGCAGAGCCCCTGGGTCGGTCTCGACCAGTTCGAGCAGATGGTGAACGACCGTCTGTTCTGGTCGGCGCTGCGCAATACGCTGGCGATCTTCCTGATCCAGCTGACGCTGTTCTTCCCGGTCCCCGTACTCCTCGCCCTCTTCGTCAACAGCTTCGTCCGGCCGCGCGTCCGCGCCGTCGCGCAGGCGATCCTCTACCTCCCGCACTTCTTCTCCTGGGTGCTCGTCGTCACCGTCTTCCAGCAGATGTTCGGCGGAGCGGGCCTCATCGCGCAGACCCTGCGCGACCACGGCCACGACGGCATCGACCTGATGACCGATCCGGGTCTGTTCAAGTTCCTGATCACCTTCGAGATGATCTGGAAGGACGCCGGATGGGGCGTCATCGTCTTCCTCGCGGCGCTCGCCTCCGTCAGTCCTGACCTGTACGAGGCGTCCGCGATGGACGGGGCGAACCGGTGGCGCAGGATGTGGCACATCACGCTGCCCGCCCTGCGCCCCGTCGTCGCTCTGCTGCTCGTCCTCCAGGTCGGCAACGCGCTGACCGTCGGGTTCGAGCAGATCCTGCTGCAACGGACGGCTGTCGGACCCGGTGCCTCGGAGGTTCTGGACACCTACGTCTGGAACGTCGGCATCACCAACGGCGGCTTCAGCTACGCGGCGGCCGTCGGCATCGTCAAGGGAATCTTCGGCCTGCTGCTCGTGCTCGGGGCCAACAAGGTCGCCCATCTCATGGGCGAGCAGGGGGTGTACAAGAAGTGA
- a CDS encoding carbohydrate ABC transporter permease, with the protein MVRGRLRPVWEEEPTRAGLATKGVVLVGVCLAILFPIWVVIVTSLSSVKTITETGGLVVVPRGITFVAYQELLGGGQVTRATIVSLCVTVVGTLFSMTVSIMCAYGLSRPGSVLHRPFLLILLATMFFGAGLIPTYLVVQGLGLTDSYLSLILPSALNVFNILVLRAFFMSTAQELIESARIDGAGDFRILWQIVMPLSRAVIAVITLFYAVGYWSAWFNASIYISDPDMLPLQNIMNQLVLKQERPVGLAQAINTGGLSPLAIQMAVMVLALLPVAVLSPFVQKHFKKGMLTGAVKG; encoded by the coding sequence ATGGTCCGGGGCAGGCTGCGGCCCGTCTGGGAGGAGGAACCGACCAGGGCGGGACTCGCGACCAAGGGCGTCGTCCTGGTCGGGGTCTGCCTGGCGATCCTCTTCCCGATCTGGGTGGTGATCGTCACGAGTCTGTCCTCCGTGAAGACCATCACCGAGACCGGCGGACTGGTCGTGGTCCCCCGGGGCATCACCTTCGTCGCGTACCAGGAGCTCCTGGGCGGCGGCCAGGTGACCCGGGCCACGATCGTCAGCCTCTGTGTGACCGTGGTCGGCACGCTGTTCAGCATGACCGTGTCGATCATGTGCGCGTACGGGCTGTCCCGCCCCGGATCGGTACTGCACCGGCCGTTCCTGCTGATCCTCCTCGCCACGATGTTCTTCGGCGCCGGACTCATCCCCACCTATCTGGTCGTGCAGGGCCTCGGCCTCACCGACTCCTATCTGTCGCTGATCCTGCCCAGCGCCCTGAACGTCTTCAACATCCTGGTCCTGCGCGCCTTCTTCATGAGCACCGCGCAGGAACTCATCGAGAGCGCCCGGATCGACGGCGCCGGCGACTTCCGCATCCTGTGGCAGATCGTCATGCCGCTCTCCCGGGCCGTCATCGCGGTGATCACGCTGTTCTACGCGGTCGGCTACTGGAGCGCCTGGTTCAACGCCTCGATCTACATCAGCGACCCGGACATGCTCCCGTTGCAGAACATCATGAACCAGCTGGTCCTCAAGCAGGAGCGGCCGGTCGGTCTCGCCCAGGCCATCAACACCGGAGGGCTCTCGCCCCTCGCCATCCAGATGGCCGTGATGGTCCTGGCCCTGCTGCCCGTCGCGGTGCTGTCGCCCTTCGTCCAGAAGCACTTCAAGAAGGGAATGCTCACCGGCGCCGTCAAGGGCTGA